A genomic region of Gemmatimonadaceae bacterium contains the following coding sequences:
- the rplV gene encoding 50S ribosomal protein L22, producing the protein MQRAEPQPDATAIQRGARQSPYKMRLVIDQIRGKNVNEALGLLKFSKKHAAKQIEKTLNSAVANAEYAARQANESLDVDTLYVKHAIVNEGPKIKRFMPAAQGRATPIQKRTSHVHIVVGAKEGK; encoded by the coding sequence GTGCAGCGCGCCGAGCCGCAGCCTGATGCCACCGCGATTCAGCGCGGCGCCAGGCAGTCGCCATACAAGATGCGCCTCGTGATCGATCAGATCCGCGGCAAGAACGTGAACGAGGCCCTCGGTCTTCTCAAGTTCTCCAAGAAGCACGCGGCAAAGCAGATCGAGAAGACGCTCAACAGCGCGGTCGCGAACGCGGAGTACGCGGCGCGGCAGGCCAATGAGTCGCTCGACGTCGATACGCTGTACGTGAAGCACGCCATCGTGAACGAGGGGCCGAAGATCAAGCGATTCATGCCCGCCGCTCAGGGACGCGCCACTCCAATTCAGAAGCGCACGAGCCACGTACACATCGTGGTCGGCGCGAAGGAAGGCAAGTAA
- the rpsS gene encoding 30S ribosomal protein S19, with protein MARSVKKGPFIQDALMKKVEVMNSNNAKKVIKTWARSSTIIPDFVGHTFAVHNGNKFIPVYVTENMVGHKLGEFSPTRLFRGHTGAKAVDKKAGGVPAGGQRGGR; from the coding sequence ATGGCGAGAAGCGTAAAGAAGGGTCCGTTCATTCAGGACGCGCTGATGAAGAAGGTCGAAGTGATGAACTCGAACAACGCGAAGAAGGTCATCAAGACCTGGGCGCGGTCGAGCACCATCATTCCCGACTTCGTCGGACACACCTTTGCGGTGCACAACGGGAACAAGTTCATCCCCGTCTACGTGACCGAGAACATGGTCGGCCACAAGCTGGGCGAGTTCTCTCCCACCCGTCTTTTCCGCGGTCACACCGGCGCGAAGGCGGTGGACAAGAAAGCCGGCGGTGTTCCGGCCGGCGGCCAGAGGGGAGGCAGGTAA
- a CDS encoding 50S ribosomal protein L23, whose product MSTLHRTIVRPIVTEQSSAAYQERGEYTFRVASDATKTTIRVAVEQLFGVKVTGVWTSNQRGKARRVGKDVGRRPHWKKAVVKLRDGDTIDIFEG is encoded by the coding sequence ATGAGCACACTGCATCGTACCATCGTCCGCCCGATTGTCACCGAGCAGAGCTCGGCGGCGTACCAGGAGCGCGGTGAGTACACGTTCCGCGTCGCGAGCGACGCCACCAAGACGACCATCCGGGTCGCCGTCGAGCAGCTGTTCGGCGTGAAGGTGACGGGCGTCTGGACTTCCAACCAGCGCGGCAAGGCCCGCCGGGTTGGCAAGGATGTTGGTCGCAGGCCGCATTGGAAGAAGGCCGTCGTGAAGCTTCGCGACGGTGACACCATAGACATCTTCGAGGGCTAA
- the rplR gene encoding 50S ribosomal protein L18 encodes MSKTAFTKSRDSLRTRRHFRVRKKVNGTSERPRLVIYRSLKHIYAQLVDDVSQRTLMTVTDSGLEGKKTEKSAEVGKRIAQKAKEAGVTKVVFDRGGYKYHGRVKAVADGAREGGLEF; translated from the coding sequence ATGAGCAAGACGGCATTCACGAAGTCGCGCGATAGCCTGCGCACCCGCCGCCACTTCCGCGTTCGCAAGAAGGTGAACGGAACGAGCGAGCGTCCGCGCCTCGTGATCTACCGCTCGCTGAAGCACATCTACGCGCAGCTGGTGGACGACGTGTCGCAGCGTACGCTGATGACGGTGACGGATTCGGGTCTCGAGGGAAAGAAGACGGAGAAGTCCGCCGAGGTCGGCAAGAGAATCGCCCAGAAGGCGAAGGAAGCTGGCGTCACGAAGGTCGTATTCGACCGTGGCGGTTACAAGTATCACGGCCGCGTGAAGGCGGTGGCCGACGGAGCCCGCGAGGGCGGACTGGAGTTCTAG
- a CDS encoding type Z 30S ribosomal protein S14: MARKAMVEKSKRKPKFEVRQHNRCQRCGRSRAFLRKFGLCRICFRELALSGLIPGVRKASW, from the coding sequence ATGGCGCGTAAAGCCATGGTAGAGAAGAGCAAGCGGAAGCCGAAGTTCGAAGTGCGGCAGCACAATCGCTGTCAGCGCTGCGGCCGGTCGCGCGCCTTCCTGAGAAAGTTCGGCCTCTGCCGAATCTGCTTCCGCGAGCTGGCACTTTCGGGACTGATCCCGGGCGTGCGCAAGGCTAGCTGGTAA
- the secY gene encoding preprotein translocase subunit SecY yields MAQNNPAAAVQSIYRTPELWQKITFTFLCLVIYRTGAHITVPGVDVVAIRDFFASQSGGGLLGLYDLFVGGGLSRATVFALGIMPYISASIFMQIAGAVVPTVEKMQKDEEGRKQVTQWTRYFTVILAVVQGWGFALFTSSLQNAVINPGFGFKVQMVLFLTAGAIFVMWLGEQITERGLGNGASLIIFFSIIERFWPGILGTFRFVQTQAVGLFSLFVLGLVMVGVVAATVAVTMAARRIMIQIPQRSMARGRMREAAKNFIPLRVNAAGVMPIIFAQSVIIVPGAIAQFSGNQQAQRLSELFQPGTWLYYVLSAVLIVFFTYFYTSIIFNPLDLSENLKKQGGFIPGVKPGSKTAEYIDHVVTRITLPGAIFLTFIALLPVFIADAINVPFQFGGTSLLIVVGVALDTLAQIQQHLLLRKYDGFMKKGRVRYRGRQAMGGF; encoded by the coding sequence ATGGCACAAAACAACCCGGCAGCGGCGGTCCAGAGCATCTACCGGACGCCCGAGCTGTGGCAGAAGATCACCTTCACCTTCCTGTGCCTCGTGATCTATCGCACGGGCGCGCACATCACGGTGCCGGGTGTTGACGTAGTAGCGATCCGCGATTTCTTCGCGAGCCAGAGCGGCGGCGGACTCCTTGGCCTCTACGACCTGTTCGTCGGAGGCGGTCTGTCTCGCGCGACGGTGTTCGCGCTCGGCATCATGCCGTACATCTCGGCCAGCATCTTCATGCAGATCGCCGGCGCAGTCGTGCCGACCGTCGAGAAGATGCAGAAGGACGAGGAAGGCCGGAAACAGGTTACCCAGTGGACGCGCTACTTCACCGTGATTCTGGCGGTGGTGCAGGGATGGGGCTTCGCCCTGTTCACGTCGTCGCTGCAGAACGCGGTGATCAATCCGGGCTTCGGATTCAAGGTCCAGATGGTGCTGTTCCTCACGGCCGGCGCGATCTTCGTGATGTGGCTGGGTGAGCAGATCACTGAGCGCGGCCTCGGCAACGGCGCCAGCCTGATCATCTTCTTCTCGATCATCGAGCGGTTCTGGCCGGGAATCTTGGGGACTTTCCGCTTCGTTCAGACGCAGGCGGTGGGACTGTTCTCGCTGTTCGTGCTGGGGCTCGTGATGGTCGGCGTGGTGGCGGCGACGGTAGCGGTGACGATGGCTGCTCGCCGGATCATGATCCAGATCCCGCAGCGCAGCATGGCCCGCGGCCGGATGCGCGAGGCGGCGAAGAACTTCATCCCGCTCCGCGTCAACGCGGCGGGGGTGATGCCGATCATCTTCGCACAGTCGGTGATCATCGTTCCCGGTGCTATCGCGCAGTTCAGCGGCAACCAGCAGGCGCAACGGCTGTCGGAGCTTTTCCAGCCGGGCACGTGGCTCTACTACGTGCTGTCGGCGGTGCTGATTGTGTTCTTCACGTACTTCTACACGTCTATCATCTTCAATCCGCTCGACCTTTCCGAGAACCTGAAGAAGCAGGGTGGCTTCATTCCCGGCGTCAAACCCGGTTCGAAGACGGCCGAGTACATCGATCACGTCGTGACGCGGATCACGCTTCCGGGCGCGATCTTCCTGACTTTCATCGCGCTCCTGCCGGTGTTCATCGCCGACGCGATCAACGTGCCGTTCCAGTTCGGCGGAACGTCGCTGCTGATCGTGGTCGGTGTCGCTCTCGACACGCTGGCGCAGATCCAGCAGCACCTGCTGCTCAGGAAATACGACGGATTCATGAAGAAGGGCCGCGTTCGCTATCGCGGTCGTCAGGCGATGGGCGGCTTCTAA
- the rpmC gene encoding 50S ribosomal protein L29: MLSSKDIREMGEADINARIAGLEEERFRLRFRAGTETLEDPLRLRVIRKDVARLKTVLREKIIGIIEAGTPASLPRAGGAKTRRVRRTRTGATRSSKRA; this comes from the coding sequence ATGCTGAGTAGCAAGGACATTCGGGAGATGGGCGAAGCGGACATCAATGCCCGCATCGCCGGGCTGGAGGAGGAGAGATTCCGACTCAGGTTCCGCGCGGGAACCGAGACGCTTGAGGATCCGCTCCGGCTGCGCGTGATACGGAAGGACGTGGCCCGTCTCAAGACGGTGCTGCGCGAGAAGATCATCGGGATCATTGAGGCCGGCACGCCGGCGTCGCTCCCCAGGGCGGGTGGCGCAAAGACGCGCCGCGTGCGCCGGACCAGGACGGGTGCGACCCGCTCGAGCAAGAGGGCATAG
- the rpsC gene encoding 30S ribosomal protein S3 — translation MGQKVHPIGFRLGISKTWRSTWYADRDFPALLREDELLRTYLKQRLGHAAISDIRIERKPGKVVVTIHTGRPGVVIGKKGTEVDQLRDELAQISGKEVGINVEEIKRPELDAQLVADNIANQLAQRISFRRAMKRAVQSAMRMGAGGIKIKCGGRLGGAEIARTEGYHEGRVPLHTLRADIDYATSTAKTTFGTIGVKVWLFKGEIVEDRRGKTYSTGV, via the coding sequence ATGGGACAGAAAGTACATCCGATCGGCTTCCGTCTTGGAATCTCCAAGACGTGGCGCTCGACCTGGTACGCGGACCGTGACTTCCCTGCGCTGCTGCGCGAGGACGAGCTGCTGCGCACCTACCTCAAGCAGCGCCTCGGCCACGCGGCGATCTCCGACATCCGTATCGAGCGGAAGCCGGGCAAGGTCGTCGTCACGATCCACACCGGGCGTCCTGGCGTCGTCATCGGTAAGAAGGGCACCGAAGTCGATCAGCTCCGCGACGAGCTCGCGCAGATCTCGGGCAAGGAAGTCGGGATCAACGTCGAAGAGATCAAGCGTCCCGAGCTCGACGCACAGCTGGTGGCGGACAACATCGCCAACCAGCTGGCGCAGCGCATCTCGTTCCGTCGCGCGATGAAGCGCGCGGTTCAGAGCGCGATGCGGATGGGGGCGGGCGGAATCAAGATCAAGTGCGGCGGGCGCCTGGGCGGCGCCGAGATCGCGCGAACGGAGGGCTACCACGAGGGTCGTGTGCCTCTTCACACCCTGCGTGCGGACATCGACTACGCCACGAGCACGGCGAAGACCACGTTCGGCACGATTGGCGTGAAGGTCTGGCTTTTCAAGGGCGAGATCGTCGAGGACCGCCGCGGCAAGACCTACTCGACCGGCGTCTGA
- the rplF gene encoding 50S ribosomal protein L6: MSRIGKNPVAVPAGVTVTLDGNRITVKGPKGELSRVIPADMKIASENGQVTVTRPSDDQKHKALHGLSRTLIANMVEGVTKGFSKQLDIVGVGYKAETRPYGLQLALGFSHAVQYKAPQGIKLTAPAPTQIIVEGANKEIVGQVAAELRSLRPPEPYKGKGIKYAGEQIRRKAGKAGGK, translated from the coding sequence ATGTCACGTATTGGAAAGAATCCGGTCGCGGTTCCGGCCGGCGTCACGGTTACACTCGACGGAAACAGGATCACGGTGAAGGGCCCGAAGGGCGAGCTCTCCCGTGTCATTCCCGCCGACATGAAGATTGCCAGCGAGAACGGCCAGGTGACGGTCACCCGTCCGAGCGACGACCAGAAGCACAAGGCGCTTCACGGTCTCTCGCGGACACTGATCGCGAACATGGTCGAGGGCGTCACGAAGGGCTTCTCCAAGCAGCTCGACATCGTTGGTGTCGGCTACAAGGCGGAGACGCGGCCGTACGGGCTGCAGCTGGCGCTCGGGTTCTCGCATGCTGTCCAGTACAAGGCGCCGCAGGGCATCAAGCTGACCGCGCCCGCTCCGACGCAGATCATCGTCGAGGGCGCGAACAAGGAGATCGTCGGACAGGTGGCCGCAGAGCTCCGCAGCCTCCGTCCACCCGAGCCGTACAAGGGCAAGGGCATCAAATACGCAGGCGAGCAGATCCGGCGTAAGGCCGGAAAGGCGGGAGGCAAGTAA
- the rpmD gene encoding 50S ribosomal protein L30, producing MARTHVWWNTKGPRSTPKSELTTGRVRIKQVRSGIGHSARMRLTLQALGLRHHQAEVIQQDSPALRGQLKRVRHLVEVTPVKDEMQK from the coding sequence TTGGCTAGAACACACGTATGGTGGAACACGAAGGGCCCGCGCAGCACTCCGAAGTCGGAGCTGACGACCGGCCGTGTTCGCATCAAGCAGGTCAGGAGCGGTATCGGGCACTCGGCGCGCATGCGTCTGACGCTCCAGGCGCTCGGCCTGCGCCATCACCAGGCAGAAGTCATCCAGCAGGATTCACCCGCGCTGCGGGGTCAGCTCAAACGCGTGCGTCATCTGGTCGAAGTGACGCCGGTGAAGGATGAGATGCAGAAATGA
- the rplX gene encoding 50S ribosomal protein L24: MHVSKGDTVRVMRGDDKGKEGKVMRIYPKTGRVLVEGINIVKKHRKARTADEQSGIIESAAPVHSSNLMLLDSKTGEPTRTRARIDTDGTKERVGAHSGEPIPRTR, from the coding sequence ATGCACGTGTCGAAAGGTGACACCGTGCGCGTGATGCGCGGCGACGACAAGGGCAAGGAGGGGAAGGTGATGCGTATCTATCCCAAGACCGGCCGTGTACTCGTCGAGGGAATCAACATCGTGAAGAAGCACCGCAAGGCGCGAACTGCCGACGAGCAGAGCGGGATCATCGAGTCCGCTGCTCCGGTGCATTCGTCCAACCTGATGCTTCTCGACTCGAAGACCGGTGAGCCGACCCGCACCAGGGCGCGGATTGACACCGATGGAACCAAGGAGCGCGTCGGCGCACACTCGGGGGAGCCGATCCCCCGGACCCGCTGA
- the rpsH gene encoding 30S ribosomal protein S8: MSMTDPIADMLTRIRNACGAKHRRVDMPGSKMKLEIARILKDNHFIQDYRTLEEESGRKTLRVVLKYAQGGQPVIRELKRVSTPGLRKYVGVSEIPRVRNGLGMAIVSTSQGLMSDRQARQARTGGEILALVW; encoded by the coding sequence ATGAGCATGACCGATCCGATCGCCGACATGTTGACGCGCATCCGCAATGCGTGCGGAGCGAAGCACCGCCGCGTCGATATGCCCGGCTCGAAGATGAAGCTCGAGATCGCGAGAATCCTGAAGGACAACCACTTCATTCAGGACTATCGCACTCTCGAGGAGGAGAGCGGCCGCAAGACGCTTCGCGTCGTACTGAAGTACGCGCAGGGCGGGCAGCCGGTCATCCGTGAGCTGAAGCGTGTTTCCACGCCCGGCCTCCGGAAGTACGTCGGCGTGTCGGAGATTCCGCGCGTCCGCAACGGCCTTGGAATGGCGATCGTGAGCACGTCGCAGGGTCTGATGTCGGACCGTCAGGCGCGCCAGGCGCGCACCGGCGGCGAGATCCTCGCCCTCGTCTGGTAA
- the rpsQ gene encoding 30S ribosomal protein S17 translates to MSRASRKTRVGLVVSDKMEKTVVVSIERRVQHPVYGKMVRRTKRLKAHDETNDAKTGDTVRIMETRPMSKDKRWRVVEIVERAR, encoded by the coding sequence GTGAGCCGTGCGTCGCGCAAGACGCGCGTCGGGCTCGTAGTGAGCGACAAGATGGAAAAGACCGTGGTCGTCTCGATCGAACGCCGTGTGCAGCATCCGGTGTACGGCAAGATGGTGCGGCGAACGAAGCGGCTTAAGGCGCACGACGAGACGAACGATGCGAAGACCGGGGACACGGTGCGGATCATGGAGACTCGCCCGATGTCGAAGGACAAGCGGTGGCGCGTCGTCGAGATCGTCGAGCGGGCCCGATAG
- the rplO gene encoding 50S ribosomal protein L15 codes for MGLHNLVPAPGSHRDRKRLGRGPGSGTGKTSGKGHKGMKARAGHHGPGGGKPHFEGGQMPLTRRLPKRGFTNIFRVEHQVVRLSDLEQRMPAGAEVTRESLVQAGLISARKGPAKVLANGDLSRAVTVRGIRMSAGAREKIEAAGGRVEE; via the coding sequence ATCGGCCTGCACAATCTGGTGCCGGCCCCCGGCTCGCACCGTGACCGCAAGCGGCTCGGCCGCGGACCCGGATCGGGCACGGGCAAGACGTCCGGCAAGGGACACAAGGGAATGAAGGCGCGCGCGGGCCATCACGGGCCGGGCGGCGGCAAGCCGCATTTCGAAGGCGGCCAGATGCCCCTCACGCGGCGACTGCCAAAGCGTGGTTTCACCAATATCTTTCGGGTTGAGCATCAGGTCGTTCGTCTGAGCGATCTCGAGCAGCGCATGCCCGCCGGAGCAGAGGTCACGAGAGAGAGTCTCGTGCAGGCCGGCCTGATCAGTGCGCGCAAGGGCCCGGCAAAGGTGCTCGCCAATGGCGATCTGTCCCGCGCCGTCACCGTTCGCGGAATCAGGATGAGCGCTGGCGCACGCGAAAAGATCGAAGCGGCCGGAGGCCGCGTCGAGGAGTAG
- the rplB gene encoding 50S ribosomal protein L2 gives MGVRQFKPVTKSSRFRSVSDFSEITRTTPEKSLVEPLKKSGGRDNHGHIAMRRIGGGHKRQYRVIDFKRNKHGMPAVVEHIEYDPNRSARIALVAYEDGEKRYILHPKGLSVGDKIVSGPGSDTRTGNALPLREVPLGTDVHNVELKPGKGGQVARSAGTSVEVVAKEGEYVTLRMRSTEMRLVHGSCLGTIGVVGNAEHELLSHGKAGKSRWLGKRPKVRGEVMNPVDHPHGGRTRGGRNVVSPWGKKEGVKTRNKKKPSQRLIVRGRKRGKATK, from the coding sequence ATGGGTGTTCGTCAGTTCAAGCCGGTGACCAAGAGCTCGCGCTTCCGCAGCGTCTCCGATTTCTCGGAGATCACGCGGACGACGCCTGAGAAGTCGCTGGTCGAGCCGCTCAAGAAGTCGGGCGGACGTGATAACCACGGTCACATTGCGATGCGACGCATCGGCGGTGGCCACAAGCGTCAGTACCGAGTGATCGATTTCAAGCGCAACAAGCACGGCATGCCCGCAGTGGTGGAGCACATCGAGTACGATCCCAACCGCTCGGCGCGTATCGCGCTGGTCGCGTACGAGGACGGAGAGAAGCGCTACATCCTCCATCCGAAGGGGTTGTCGGTAGGCGACAAGATCGTGTCGGGCCCCGGATCTGATACGCGCACGGGCAACGCGCTTCCGCTTCGCGAGGTTCCGCTCGGCACCGACGTGCACAACGTCGAGCTGAAGCCGGGGAAGGGCGGCCAGGTCGCCCGCTCCGCCGGAACGTCGGTCGAAGTGGTGGCAAAGGAAGGTGAGTACGTGACTCTTCGCATGCGCTCCACCGAGATGCGTCTCGTGCATGGCAGCTGCCTTGGCACGATCGGCGTGGTGGGCAACGCAGAGCACGAGCTCCTGTCGCACGGAAAGGCGGGCAAGAGCCGCTGGCTCGGAAAGCGCCCGAAGGTTCGCGGAGAGGTCATGAACCCTGTGGATCACCCGCACGGCGGACGCACACGCGGCGGCCGGAACGTGGTGAGCCCGTGGGGCAAGAAGGAAGGCGTCAAGACGCGCAACAAGAAGAAGCCGTCGCAGCGCCTCATCGTCCGCGGCCGGAAGCGCGGCAAAGCGACAAAGTAG
- the rplN gene encoding 50S ribosomal protein L14 produces MIQQESVVKVADNSGAKTALVIRVLGGTRRRYAGLGDVVIVAVKNALPNGTVKKSEVARGVVVRTAKETRRKDGSYIRFDENAIVIINEAGEPRATRIFGPVARELREKKYMKIVSLAPEVL; encoded by the coding sequence ATGATTCAACAGGAATCGGTGGTCAAGGTCGCGGACAACTCGGGCGCCAAGACGGCGCTCGTGATCCGCGTGCTCGGCGGGACGCGCCGGCGATACGCCGGACTCGGCGACGTCGTGATCGTGGCCGTCAAGAACGCGCTGCCGAACGGAACCGTGAAGAAGTCAGAGGTCGCGCGCGGAGTCGTTGTCCGCACGGCGAAGGAGACGCGCCGCAAGGACGGCTCGTACATCCGCTTCGACGAGAACGCGATCGTCATTATCAACGAAGCGGGTGAGCCCCGCGCGACCCGCATCTTCGGACCGGTGGCGCGCGAGCTTCGCGAGAAGAAGTACATGAAGATCGTCTCGCTCGCCCCGGAGGTGTTGTAG
- the rplE gene encoding 50S ribosomal protein L5 has translation MPPPRLKAYYLNTVRARLQEQFGLANKHEIPTVEKIVVNCGVGEAIKNPKVLDTVVAELAIITGQRPVRRKAKKSIANFGLREGQEIGAAVTLRGARMWEFMDRFITVAIPRIRDFRGVNTRSFDGRGNYSLGVKEQMIFPEINYDMVEQIHGMDITFVTTTNKDDMALALLRELGMPFRGEDKPIIVQS, from the coding sequence GTGCCCCCGCCGCGCCTCAAGGCGTACTACCTGAACACCGTCCGCGCGCGTCTCCAGGAGCAGTTCGGGCTGGCCAACAAGCACGAGATCCCGACGGTCGAGAAGATCGTCGTGAACTGCGGCGTCGGCGAGGCGATCAAGAATCCCAAGGTTCTCGACACCGTCGTGGCGGAGCTGGCGATCATCACCGGCCAGCGCCCCGTGCGCCGGAAGGCGAAGAAGTCCATCGCCAACTTCGGTCTTCGCGAGGGCCAGGAAATCGGCGCCGCGGTGACGCTGCGCGGAGCCCGGATGTGGGAGTTCATGGATCGCTTCATCACCGTCGCGATCCCGCGCATCCGCGATTTCCGCGGCGTGAACACGCGGTCGTTCGACGGCCGCGGCAATTACAGCCTCGGCGTCAAGGAGCAGATGATTTTCCCGGAGATCAACTACGACATGGTCGAGCAGATCCACGGGATGGACATCACGTTCGTCACGACGACGAACAAGGACGACATGGCGCTGGCGCTTCTGCGCGAGCTCGGCATGCCGTTCCGCGGCGAAGACAAGCCCATCATCGTGCAGTCGTGA
- the rplC gene encoding 50S ribosomal protein L3, whose product MIGIIGKKLGMTQIFNEQGQQIPCTVVEAPPNPVVQVLAKETAGVASVQLGYGEQKLARENKKGEKTPRGRRAHKAVVGHAAKAGLATAPRVLKSFRLDDGPKSVEVPSYSLGDKVTVELFAPGDQVKVTGTSKGRGFQGVVKRHGFHGGPNTHGNTKHRRPGSIGPGTDPSRVIKGKKMPGHYGDHRHTQTHLRIEKIDVERNLIYIRGSVAGPTNGIVLVKKQD is encoded by the coding sequence ATGATCGGAATCATTGGAAAGAAGCTGGGCATGACCCAGATCTTCAACGAACAGGGACAGCAGATCCCCTGCACGGTGGTCGAGGCTCCGCCCAACCCCGTCGTACAGGTGCTCGCGAAAGAGACGGCCGGCGTCGCGTCGGTGCAGCTCGGATACGGCGAGCAAAAGCTGGCCCGTGAGAACAAGAAGGGCGAGAAGACGCCGCGCGGACGTCGCGCGCACAAGGCAGTCGTCGGGCACGCCGCCAAGGCGGGTCTTGCGACCGCGCCCCGCGTCCTCAAGAGCTTCCGCCTCGACGACGGTCCGAAGAGCGTAGAAGTCCCGAGCTACAGCCTCGGAGACAAAGTGACCGTCGAGCTCTTTGCGCCCGGCGATCAGGTCAAGGTGACCGGCACGTCGAAGGGACGCGGCTTCCAGGGCGTCGTGAAGCGTCACGGCTTCCACGGCGGACCGAACACGCACGGAAACACGAAGCATCGCCGACCCGGATCCATTGGACCCGGCACCGATCCGTCGCGCGTGATCAAGGGTAAGAAGATGCCCGGTCACTACGGCGATCATCGTCACACGCAGACCCATCTTCGCATCGAGAAGATCGACGTGGAGCGCAATCTGATCTACATCCGCGGTTCGGTCGCCGGTCCCACCAACGGCATCGTCCTCGTGAAGAAGCAGGACTAA
- the rplP gene encoding 50S ribosomal protein L16 has translation MLSPKRVKFRKMFKGRMKGLSIRGSTVAFGAYGLQALEPGWVSNRQIEAARVALTRHIKRGGKVWIRIFPDKPITKKPAETRMGKGKGSPEGWVAVVKPGRVMFELEGVTPEIAKKAMALAGAKLGVKTRFVAREEAHTDAE, from the coding sequence ATGCTGAGTCCGAAGAGAGTGAAGTTCCGGAAGATGTTCAAGGGCCGCATGAAGGGTCTTTCGATCCGCGGCTCGACCGTGGCGTTCGGCGCCTACGGCCTGCAGGCGCTGGAGCCCGGCTGGGTCTCCAACCGGCAGATCGAGGCGGCTCGTGTGGCGCTGACGCGTCACATCAAGCGCGGCGGCAAGGTGTGGATCAGGATTTTCCCGGACAAGCCGATCACGAAGAAGCCCGCCGAGACCCGCATGGGCAAGGGCAAGGGTTCTCCGGAAGGATGGGTGGCCGTGGTGAAGCCCGGTCGAGTGATGTTCGAGCTCGAGGGCGTGACGCCCGAGATCGCGAAGAAGGCGATGGCGCTTGCAGGCGCGAAGCTTGGAGTGAAGACGAGATTCGTGGCCCGTGAGGAGGCGCACACAGATGCTGAGTAG
- the rplD gene encoding 50S ribosomal protein L4 produces MAENTSMNAAAYTSKGTARDSVALPADLFDGTINMPVMHQAVKAYLANQRQGNASTKTRGFVIGGNQKPWKQKGTGRARQGSIRAPNWVGGGTVFGPTPRSYAQYVPRKVRALARKSAFNARARENAVLVIDAFDYDAPKTSQLMAVLTALGVAEKKVLILTDGVKPNVYMSGRNLPRTHVLPYSDVSTYHLLWSEVVIVESGAFGSGLAAESAEETEAAPKKAPAKKPAANKPAAKKAAAKKATRKAATKTTGRASAAKKTVAKKKPAAKSAAKKTAAKKKGK; encoded by the coding sequence ATGGCTGAGAATACTTCAATGAATGCGGCCGCATACACCTCGAAGGGCACCGCGCGCGACAGCGTGGCGCTGCCTGCCGATCTGTTCGACGGTACGATCAACATGCCGGTGATGCACCAGGCCGTCAAAGCGTACCTGGCGAATCAGCGGCAGGGCAACGCGTCCACCAAGACGCGCGGCTTCGTCATCGGCGGCAACCAGAAGCCGTGGAAGCAGAAGGGCACCGGCCGCGCCCGCCAGGGCTCGATCCGCGCGCCCAACTGGGTGGGCGGTGGCACCGTTTTCGGTCCGACCCCGCGCAGCTACGCGCAGTACGTTCCGCGCAAAGTCCGGGCGCTCGCCCGGAAGAGCGCGTTCAACGCCCGCGCCCGCGAGAATGCGGTGCTGGTCATCGACGCGTTCGATTATGACGCTCCGAAGACCTCGCAGCTCATGGCGGTTCTCACCGCGCTCGGCGTGGCCGAAAAGAAGGTCCTCATCCTCACCGATGGCGTGAAGCCGAACGTGTACATGAGCGGCCGTAACCTGCCGCGCACGCACGTGCTGCCGTACTCCGACGTCTCGACGTACCACCTCCTGTGGTCCGAAGTCGTGATCGTCGAGTCGGGTGCTTTCGGAAGCGGCCTCGCCGCAGAGAGCGCAGAGGAGACTGAGGCGGCGCCGAAGAAGGCGCCCGCGAAGAAGCCAGCCGCGAACAAGCCAGCCGCGAAGAAGGCAGCCGCGAAGAAGGCCACTCGCAAGGCAGCAACGAAGACGACCGGAAGAGCCTCCGCGGCGAAGAAGACCGTCGCGAAGAAGAAGCCGGCCGCGAAATCCGCTGCGAAGAAGACCGCCGCAAAGAAGAAGGGGAAGTAG